One part of the Brachyspira sp. SAP_772 genome encodes these proteins:
- the lnt gene encoding apolipoprotein N-acyltransferase: MKVTNKSNSYTYGIIILSISAAMLLTLAFPPLNFFPVAFIALFPLNIIIYKADKIRYYVLSSFLFVIVFFGYLLVWVAAFMLKETEAAVSFLALFTILFLLTLLFYFPAMIVSGYLSKAFPNIRFLIVPAVFTVMEYMRNVGYLGFPWGIIGYSQWNFIPFIQIADTIGVLGISFLIYLSNAVITHYLILYVEKSESVKNNKKISNKKIFIPAIATAAVFFIVLIYGFIKVNYVEAKRVSMPKTKMALIQKSFDPNIPWNSIYTGEPYKRNSPGIQGLAERFLLKSEKFQSEEKPDGYTQNSTISVKRICKLATDAALSKPSLIVYPESVTMDSYNYYLSRYEEMFRYGMASNSTYPAIYNTYLLYSTIRDTQTHHLLGTTIIEENTNKNAYNPYKYYNGIAFINEQGNIVDDYKKIKLVPGGEAYPFQNNKFLLNTFPFKNIIALIYEQFDKAGASRWEIGDKISVFEHPNGYRFSGIICYESAFGDFVRQFAYYGAETIAVITEDAWSYSDNSLLQHFYMSVFRAIENRRDIVHNGNSGVTGHISSSGKVISTLPFWKPDYMIANVALNDNITIYTRFGEWFVVLCFIGIIALFIIKLSNVIKNIYKKIKDKIYNQIKKTKLKNNKKDIKYTIDNEKHIYDINKKEENTQSIFDQSTSEIYNTLNEIIEEDEKNNK, encoded by the coding sequence ATGAAAGTGACTAATAAAAGCAATTCGTATACTTATGGAATAATTATATTGAGCATTTCGGCTGCCATGCTTTTAACTTTGGCTTTTCCGCCTCTTAATTTTTTCCCTGTGGCATTTATAGCTCTATTTCCTTTAAATATTATTATATACAAAGCAGATAAAATTAGATATTATGTATTATCTTCTTTTTTATTTGTAATAGTGTTTTTTGGTTATTTGCTTGTTTGGGTAGCAGCATTTATGCTTAAAGAGACAGAGGCTGCTGTTTCTTTTTTAGCTTTATTTACAATATTATTTTTACTTACACTGCTCTTTTATTTCCCTGCTATGATAGTAAGTGGTTATCTTTCAAAAGCTTTTCCTAATATAAGATTTTTAATAGTGCCTGCTGTTTTTACTGTTATGGAATATATGAGAAATGTTGGATATTTAGGTTTTCCTTGGGGTATTATAGGATATTCTCAGTGGAACTTTATTCCATTTATACAAATAGCTGATACTATAGGTGTGCTTGGCATAAGTTTTTTGATTTATTTATCTAATGCTGTTATTACTCATTATTTAATATTGTACGTAGAAAAATCTGAGAGTGTGAAAAATAATAAAAAAATATCTAACAAAAAGATTTTTATACCAGCCATAGCAACTGCAGCAGTATTTTTTATTGTTTTAATATACGGTTTTATAAAAGTAAATTATGTAGAAGCAAAAAGAGTTTCTATGCCTAAAACAAAAATGGCTCTCATACAAAAATCTTTTGACCCTAATATTCCTTGGAACAGCATATACACAGGAGAGCCTTATAAAAGAAACTCTCCCGGTATACAGGGACTTGCTGAAAGGTTTTTATTAAAATCAGAAAAATTCCAAAGTGAAGAGAAACCAGACGGATATACTCAAAACAGCACTATATCTGTAAAGAGAATATGCAAATTAGCAACCGACGCAGCATTGTCAAAACCTTCTCTAATAGTATACCCTGAATCTGTAACAATGGATTCATACAACTATTATTTATCACGTTATGAAGAGATGTTCAGATATGGTATGGCTTCTAACTCTACATATCCTGCAATTTATAATACATATCTTTTATATAGTACAATAAGAGATACGCAAACTCATCATTTACTTGGTACAACAATTATAGAAGAAAATACTAATAAAAATGCATACAATCCTTATAAATACTATAATGGAATAGCATTTATAAATGAGCAAGGAAATATTGTTGATGATTACAAAAAAATAAAACTTGTTCCCGGAGGAGAGGCTTATCCTTTTCAAAATAATAAGTTTCTTTTAAACACTTTCCCATTTAAAAATATTATAGCTCTTATATATGAGCAGTTTGATAAAGCAGGTGCAAGCAGATGGGAGATAGGTGATAAAATATCTGTATTTGAACATCCAAATGGTTATAGATTCTCTGGTATAATATGTTATGAAAGTGCTTTTGGTGATTTTGTAAGACAGTTTGCATATTATGGAGCAGAAACTATAGCCGTTATTACAGAAGATGCTTGGTCTTATAGCGATAATTCGTTACTTCAGCACTTTTATATGTCTGTATTTAGAGCAATAGAAAACAGAAGAGATATAGTACATAATGGAAACTCTGGCGTAACTGGTCATATATCAAGCAGCGGAAAGGTGATATCTACTCTTCCTTTTTGGAAACCTGATTATATGATTGCTAATGTTGCTTTAAATGATAATATTACAATATACACTAGATTTGGTGAATGGTTTGTTGTATTATGTTTTATTGGAATTATTGCTTTATTTATCATAAAGTTAAGCAATGTTATCAAAAATATTTATAAAAAAATAAAAGATAAAATATACAACCAAATTAAAAAAACTAAACTAAAAAACAATAAAAAAGATATTAAATATACAATAGACAATGAAAAACATATTTACGATATAAATAAAAAAGAAGAAAACACTCAAAGCATATTCGATCAAAGTACTTCAGAAATATATAATACTTTAAATGAAATTATAGAGGAAGATGAAAAAAATAATAAATAA
- a CDS encoding methyl-accepting chemotaxis protein, whose product MSIRLRITLMIFAVMAFVAISSNFLSSNLNIETFYKVIDDNMNNNFKIIANNFENKFYAAQEEVNKLSYRSALTFNTADKRTDTYLNDNASNFLIENVNESNPYINRVLSILFIPNYTLAFNELPKSYNIDTKTSNFTIITNDVNGIWSNLNTYSPTDTYYKTFLSSMFNTTLFNISKTIVENDTTIGVANVALFFDYTNSSEINNIFDINSSELLVIDKNDLTIINSRDSRLNKSKLDIIYPVYYQLFNSNLAKDEIVTENINISGREYRVYIKSISNALNVVMIIPNSYYDSQISYMNRSIVYTIIMVFVISAIIIGFFIKLIFSSLTRISDVVGDSIDNKDLSVEIPELSGGDEVSEITRWMGILNGNFQATIANIKKIISISKKQSDRFTNQISSNADIINNINDSIENIKTNINEELNNLEIVENSNKNILEYIGINSNNIDEIDRDTKDLQEKIIKEGDSIEQISVSVEQMSKTIEGIDNIIFNASNKAKDLHIASMKSKEKMQATSTATSDLRNALGFISNFVSSIRNIAHQTNLLAMNAAIEAAHAGKYSSGFAVVAEEIRKLSEVSNEQADNANKVLQTIEEKIIVTSNDLTESTAQFDTLARDVQEVTEIMGSVHNSSVEQLKAINEIVNSITTISSSSENIKKQYINVASKLGDIKNNINTLNTLSVSASKSMTKLRTTSNAIYEDIDKIYSNSNELSIYANTMNKFANDNNKILTDLDNEISKYTINTKASSGATTQRVRGVSLIILKDFVREKFGEDGYQRWITAMEPSSSLIFKNDISAKEWYPFMAGFHNPHKLVCDLFYDGDNAGIRDIAEYHYHRLVPKYFNVILLFVPRYYILRYVAEVVFKEIHDPVKLEVIKSRKRLLVVHMKNFTGNPEILELSLMAWSSLLLGSITHVKSSLKITKSIKDGELYTEFVLKW is encoded by the coding sequence ATGAGTATAAGACTTCGTATCACTTTAATGATATTTGCTGTAATGGCTTTTGTTGCTATTAGTTCTAATTTCTTAAGCAGCAACCTTAATATAGAAACTTTCTACAAAGTAATAGATGATAATATGAATAATAATTTCAAAATAATAGCTAATAATTTTGAAAATAAGTTCTACGCAGCCCAAGAAGAAGTCAATAAATTATCCTACAGATCAGCCCTAACATTCAATACAGCAGATAAAAGAACTGATACATACTTAAATGATAATGCCTCCAACTTTTTAATTGAAAATGTTAACGAATCAAATCCATATATTAATAGAGTATTAAGCATTTTGTTTATACCAAATTATACTCTAGCATTTAATGAACTTCCTAAATCATACAACATTGATACAAAAACAAGCAATTTTACAATTATTACTAATGATGTAAATGGAATATGGAGCAATCTAAATACATACTCTCCTACAGACACGTATTATAAAACTTTTTTATCTTCTATGTTTAATACAACATTATTTAATATATCTAAAACTATTGTTGAAAATGATACTACTATTGGTGTTGCAAATGTGGCCTTATTTTTTGATTATACTAACAGCAGTGAAATAAACAATATATTTGATATAAATTCATCTGAATTATTAGTTATTGATAAAAATGATTTAACTATTATTAATTCTAGAGATAGTAGATTAAATAAAAGTAAATTAGATATAATTTATCCTGTTTATTATCAATTATTTAATTCAAATTTAGCTAAAGATGAAATTGTAACAGAAAATATAAATATATCTGGAAGAGAGTATAGAGTTTATATAAAAAGTATATCTAATGCTTTAAATGTTGTTATGATTATACCTAATTCTTATTATGATTCGCAGATAAGTTATATGAACAGATCTATAGTTTATACTATTATTATGGTATTTGTTATATCTGCTATTATAATAGGATTTTTCATAAAATTAATATTCTCATCATTAACTAGAATATCTGATGTAGTAGGAGACTCTATTGATAATAAAGATTTATCTGTTGAAATACCAGAGCTTTCTGGAGGAGATGAAGTATCTGAGATTACAAGATGGATGGGCATATTAAATGGGAATTTCCAAGCTACTATAGCAAACATAAAAAAAATTATATCTATATCAAAAAAACAAAGTGACAGATTTACCAATCAAATATCTTCAAATGCAGATATAATAAATAATATAAATGACTCTATAGAAAACATAAAAACCAATATTAATGAAGAATTAAACAATTTAGAGATAGTAGAAAACAGCAATAAAAATATTTTGGAATACATAGGTATTAACTCCAACAATATAGATGAAATAGACAGAGATACAAAAGACCTTCAAGAAAAAATAATAAAAGAAGGAGATAGTATAGAGCAAATATCAGTATCTGTAGAACAAATGTCTAAAACAATAGAAGGCATAGATAATATTATATTTAATGCTTCTAATAAGGCAAAAGACTTACATATAGCTTCTATGAAAAGTAAAGAGAAAATGCAAGCTACATCAACAGCAACAAGCGATTTAAGAAATGCTTTAGGTTTTATATCGAATTTCGTAAGTTCTATAAGAAACATAGCACATCAAACAAACTTACTTGCTATGAATGCTGCCATTGAAGCAGCACATGCTGGTAAATATAGTTCTGGTTTTGCAGTAGTTGCTGAAGAGATAAGAAAATTATCAGAAGTTTCAAATGAGCAGGCTGATAATGCAAATAAAGTATTACAAACAATAGAAGAAAAAATTATAGTAACAAGTAATGATTTAACAGAATCTACCGCACAATTTGATACTTTGGCTAGAGATGTACAAGAAGTTACAGAGATAATGGGAAGCGTACACAACTCTTCTGTTGAACAATTAAAAGCCATTAATGAAATTGTTAATTCAATTACTACAATATCTAGTTCAAGTGAAAATATTAAAAAGCAATACATTAACGTAGCAAGCAAATTGGGCGATATAAAAAACAATATTAACACTTTAAATACTTTATCTGTTAGTGCTTCTAAGTCTATGACTAAGCTTAGAACTACATCAAATGCTATATACGAAGATATTGATAAAATATATTCTAACTCTAATGAGCTTTCTATTTATGCCAATACAATGAACAAATTTGCAAATGATAACAATAAAATATTAACAGATTTGGATAATGAAATATCAAAATATACTATAAATACAAAAGCTTCTTCAGGAGCAACAACACAAAGAGTAAGAGGAGTGTCTTTAATAATATTAAAAGATTTTGTAAGAGAGAAATTTGGAGAGGATGGTTATCAAAGATGGATTACTGCTATGGAGCCTTCTTCTTCATTAATATTTAAAAATGATATATCAGCAAAAGAATGGTATCCTTTTATGGCTGGTTTCCATAACCCTCATAAACTTGTATGTGATTTATTTTATGATGGTGATAATGCTGGTATAAGAGATATTGCTGAATACCATTATCATAGACTTGTACCGAAATACTTCAATGTAATATTATTATTTGTGCCTAGATATTATATTTTACGTTATGTAGCTGAGGTAGTATTTAAAGAGATACATGACCCTGTTAAACTTGAAGTTATTAAAAGTAGAAAAAGATTATTGGTAGTTCATATGAAAAACTTCACAGGAAACCCTGAAATATTAGAACTATCTTTAATGGCTTGGTCTTCTTTGCTATTAGGCTCTATTACACACGTTAAATCTTCTTTAAAGATAACTAAATCTATTAAAGACGGAGAGCTTTATACTGAGTTTGTTTTGAAATGGTAA
- the flgK gene encoding flagellar hook-associated protein FlgK: MSTSSFFGIELGKRSLQNFKTALEVTGHNINNVATKGYSRQRVVMRTFDKPLEEPSLNRAERAGQIGQGAEIATIERLRDKFIDSKIMVELGSDGYWKTKNNYLQQLEAIYNEPGEYNLRNDLDAFWDAWQEMSINPTERGTRMTLVERADRINNSFNQMYNQMDSMRNNLNSLVESKVNRINDIANSIRSLNTAIVKQEALGQSPNDLLDKRDLLLDELSSLANVDIKSIDPDETMIYIGSRSLIQGNVVNKLTLERSALNEGMFDVYWENDHVQLNLEGGELKALLELRDIDTVDAINDLDTLAMNLADGVNEIHRSGFGLNQETGIDFFTMTKQTPSVIGNYDLNNDGTEDSTIMFKVSGVNSVNVNDSIGSSGTLVFGSKTREGADVAIDYTAQMKVGELIDKINSSDANVSAYLDDNNRLVLKAKGFDDYIKPSYFIKHIEDSGDFLVGISGVLNQSGANGAYNWQATNQVNQLAGDFRNFTVTPEKHPAAAISVNDIIRNDINYIAASKGIDTTGNGFNDKWNGIGDGSNALAIANLKNKEIMVDSKSTFNDFYTGSIAQIASRTETANSESEKQTIVMEYLEKLRQSVSGVNLDEEVAQMAMYQHGYNASARVVSVMDQLLDVVINRMGV; the protein is encoded by the coding sequence ATGTCAACAAGCTCATTTTTTGGCATAGAATTAGGTAAAAGATCCCTTCAAAACTTCAAAACAGCTTTAGAAGTAACAGGACATAATATAAATAATGTAGCCACTAAAGGATACAGCAGACAAAGAGTAGTAATGCGTACATTCGATAAACCTTTAGAAGAGCCTAGTTTAAATAGAGCAGAACGTGCAGGACAAATAGGTCAAGGTGCTGAAATAGCTACAATAGAAAGATTAAGAGATAAATTTATAGATTCAAAAATAATGGTAGAACTTGGAAGCGATGGTTATTGGAAGACAAAAAATAATTATTTACAGCAATTAGAGGCAATATATAATGAGCCCGGTGAATATAATTTGAGAAATGATTTGGATGCATTCTGGGATGCTTGGCAGGAGATGAGTATCAACCCTACCGAAAGAGGAACAAGAATGACTTTGGTAGAGAGGGCTGACAGAATAAATAACTCATTTAATCAGATGTATAATCAAATGGATTCTATGAGAAACAATTTAAACTCTCTTGTAGAAAGCAAAGTTAATAGAATTAATGACATAGCTAACTCTATTAGAAGTTTAAATACTGCTATAGTAAAACAAGAAGCATTGGGACAAAGCCCTAATGATTTATTAGACAAAAGAGATTTATTATTAGATGAATTATCTTCTTTGGCTAACGTTGATATAAAATCTATTGACCCTGATGAGACTATGATTTATATAGGAAGTCGCTCATTAATACAGGGAAATGTTGTAAACAAATTAACTTTAGAGAGAAGTGCTCTCAATGAGGGTATGTTTGATGTTTATTGGGAAAATGACCATGTACAGCTTAATTTGGAAGGCGGAGAATTAAAGGCTTTATTAGAGCTTAGAGATATAGACACTGTTGATGCTATAAATGATTTAGATACTTTAGCTATGAATTTAGCTGACGGAGTAAACGAAATACATAGAAGCGGTTTTGGTTTAAATCAGGAAACAGGAATTGATTTCTTTACTATGACTAAACAAACTCCTTCTGTAATAGGAAACTATGATTTAAATAATGACGGCACAGAAGATTCTACTATAATGTTTAAGGTAAGCGGTGTAAACAGCGTTAATGTTAATGATAGTATAGGAAGCTCTGGAACATTGGTGTTTGGAAGCAAAACAAGAGAGGGTGCTGATGTTGCTATAGATTATACTGCACAAATGAAAGTTGGAGAATTAATAGACAAAATAAACTCAAGTGATGCTAATGTATCAGCTTATTTAGATGATAATAACAGACTTGTATTAAAAGCTAAGGGTTTTGATGATTATATTAAGCCTTCATACTTTATTAAGCATATAGAAGATTCTGGAGATTTTTTGGTTGGTATATCTGGTGTATTAAATCAATCCGGAGCTAATGGTGCTTATAATTGGCAGGCTACAAATCAGGTTAATCAATTGGCTGGAGATTTTAGAAACTTTACTGTAACACCAGAAAAACACCCTGCAGCTGCAATTAGTGTAAACGATATAATAAGAAATGATATTAATTATATAGCAGCTTCAAAAGGTATAGACACTACTGGTAATGGTTTCAATGATAAATGGAACGGAATTGGTGATGGCTCTAATGCTTTGGCTATAGCTAATTTGAAAAATAAAGAAATAATGGTAGACAGTAAATCTACATTTAATGATTTCTACACTGGAAGTATTGCTCAAATAGCTTCAAGAACAGAAACAGCAAATTCCGAAAGCGAAAAACAAACTATTGTTATGGAATATCTTGAAAAGTTAAGACAATCTGTTTCTGGGGTTAACTTAGATGAAGAAGTAGCACAAATGGCAATGTATCAGCATGGATATAATGCTTCTGCGAGGGTTGTAAGTGTGATGGATCAGCTTCTAGATGTGGTAATAAATAGAATGGGTGTATAA
- a CDS encoding cation diffusion facilitator family transporter, which translates to MNISNEKKSKYMIIEGIVSVIINVLLFAFKYIVGMLTGSLSIIADAWHSLSDCISSIIVIIGGLFSKKPADKEHPFGHGRIELITSFIVGIMLVFIGYSFFSEAIKNILNKKTASFTIMAIIAMIISIVVKELLAQYSLWGYRKSGSKSLYADAWHHRSDSITSIIILVGILVGKNLWWMDSVLSILVSLVIFYAAFDVIKSSIEPLIGEYPSEDIIKDINSIANELNINNDNSNLHHFHIHTYGDHTEITFHMRFPKDMTVEEAHNKVSLLEKYIRDKMNMESTIHIECYKN; encoded by the coding sequence ATGAATATAAGCAATGAAAAAAAATCTAAATATATGATAATTGAAGGTATAGTATCTGTAATTATAAATGTATTATTATTTGCATTTAAGTATATAGTTGGAATGCTTACAGGTTCACTTTCTATAATAGCAGATGCATGGCATTCATTAAGCGATTGCATAAGCAGTATTATAGTTATTATAGGAGGACTATTCTCTAAAAAACCAGCAGACAAAGAACACCCCTTCGGTCATGGAAGAATAGAGCTTATAACTAGTTTTATTGTTGGTATTATGCTTGTATTTATAGGATATAGTTTCTTTTCTGAAGCTATAAAAAACATTCTAAACAAAAAAACTGCATCTTTTACAATAATGGCTATTATTGCAATGATTATTTCTATTGTAGTAAAAGAGCTACTAGCACAGTATTCACTTTGGGGATATAGAAAATCTGGTTCAAAGTCATTGTATGCAGACGCTTGGCATCATAGAAGCGACAGTATTACTTCTATAATTATATTGGTTGGTATATTAGTAGGAAAGAATTTATGGTGGATGGACAGTGTTTTAAGTATACTAGTTTCACTTGTAATTTTTTATGCTGCTTTCGATGTTATAAAATCAAGCATAGAGCCTTTAATAGGAGAATACCCTTCAGAAGATATTATCAAAGATATTAACAGTATTGCTAATGAACTTAATATAAATAATGATAATTCAAATCTTCATCATTTTCATATACACACATACGGAGACCATACAGAAATAACTTTTCACATGCGTTTTCCAAAAGATATGACTGTAGAAGAGGCCCACAACAAAGTAAGTCTTTTAGAAAAATACATAAGAGATAAAATGAATATGGAATCAACTATACATATAGAATGCTACAAGAATTAA
- the trmB gene encoding tRNA (guanosine(46)-N7)-methyltransferase TrmB, which yields MRSLNLNQEILNFYMIDDFNTEDKNIIVEELKKRLSNNKNLELEIGSGNGKFIVELAMNNKDKYFVGIEYSFKAAKKAISKAYKRDIKNLVIIFGEANNVIDNYIKNKYYFDKIYLNFPDPWPKKKHAHRRIFNKEFLSKMHPLLKDDGIFYSVTDDDNYALEIMNPIYKEDNSFKNILEEDYVHSLEGYGVTLYEEKMRAIGHNIYFFAHKKS from the coding sequence TTGAGAAGTTTAAACCTAAATCAAGAAATACTTAATTTTTATATGATAGATGATTTTAATACAGAAGATAAAAATATTATAGTAGAAGAACTAAAAAAAAGACTATCCAATAATAAAAACTTAGAACTTGAGATAGGAAGCGGAAATGGAAAATTTATAGTAGAACTTGCCATGAATAATAAAGATAAATATTTTGTAGGCATAGAATATTCTTTTAAGGCTGCTAAAAAAGCTATATCTAAAGCTTATAAAAGAGATATAAAAAACCTCGTTATTATATTTGGTGAAGCTAATAATGTAATAGATAATTACATAAAAAACAAATACTATTTTGATAAAATATACTTAAATTTCCCAGACCCTTGGCCAAAGAAAAAACATGCTCATAGAAGAATATTTAATAAAGAGTTTTTAAGTAAAATGCATCCACTCTTAAAAGATGATGGTATATTTTATTCTGTTACAGATGATGACAATTATGCACTTGAAATAATGAACCCTATATATAAAGAGGATAATAGTTTCAAAAATATTTTAGAAGAAGATTATGTTCATAGTTTGGAAGGATACGGCGTTACACTTTATGAAGAGAAAATGAGGGCTATTGGGCATAATATATATTTTTTCGCACATAAAAAATCTTAA
- a CDS encoding viral A-type inclusion protein: MKEFSVLENKVKELLEEWKILSAEKSALHKNIKELLLEKENLQNNINELQTQLQSIREDKTILETDKRNINDNYNSLKEERDNILREKENLLKELEVTKIERDSLKTNIERFEKDCLTLMEENDNLKKELQTISNNIDNIKKENEEVQSSVFSLISKIDKAMIDDNISSKLNADNNITDLDIKKIKESIEQSYTSENSIEDKEEELEELKSNIVEESLTSEVEENIQSANTQKEESNNYNNVHSVANVKVNEDEDPFSSAYDASWDSDIENNNDKTEIIEEEYKEVSHQDNNSSYDFDVNEEDQYMFGDDDEEDFFFDDDSK; encoded by the coding sequence GTGAAAGAATTTAGTGTATTGGAAAACAAAGTAAAAGAATTATTAGAAGAGTGGAAGATTCTTTCTGCAGAAAAAAGTGCTTTACATAAAAATATCAAAGAGCTTCTTTTAGAAAAAGAAAATCTTCAAAATAATATAAATGAATTACAAACACAATTGCAATCAATAAGAGAAGATAAAACTATATTAGAAACAGATAAAAGAAATATCAATGATAATTATAATTCTCTAAAAGAAGAAAGAGATAATATATTAAGAGAAAAAGAAAATCTATTAAAAGAATTAGAAGTTACAAAAATAGAAAGAGATAGCCTTAAAACAAATATAGAAAGGTTTGAAAAAGATTGTTTAACTCTTATGGAAGAAAATGATAATCTTAAAAAAGAACTTCAAACTATAAGCAATAATATAGATAATATCAAAAAAGAAAATGAAGAAGTTCAAAGCAGTGTATTTAGTTTAATCAGTAAAATAGATAAGGCTATGATAGATGATAATATATCTAGTAAATTAAATGCAGATAATAATATCACTGATTTGGATATTAAAAAAATTAAAGAAAGCATAGAACAGAGCTATACTTCAGAAAATAGCATAGAAGATAAAGAAGAGGAATTAGAAGAATTAAAATCAAATATTGTTGAAGAAAGTTTAACTAGTGAAGTAGAAGAGAATATTCAATCAGCTAATACTCAAAAAGAAGAGTCTAATAATTATAATAATGTTCATAGTGTTGCTAATGTGAAAGTTAATGAAGATGAGGATCCTTTTTCTAGTGCTTATGATGCAAGTTGGGATTCAGATATAGAAAATAATAATGATAAAACAGAAATTATTGAAGAGGAATATAAAGAAGTAAGTCATCAAGATAATAATTCTTCTTATGATTTTGATGTTAATGAAGAAGATCAATATATGTTTGGTGATGATGATGAGGAAGATTTCTTCTTTGATGATGATTCTAAATAA
- a CDS encoding cell division protein ZapA, producing MGSNLEVNIFGRSLNIKYNEENVEYLKELASFVNESMQEISEIYGDKQPRDVIAILACLNIADAFKRESKNTKAGEDTLSAFKESIASRSNELIRLINEVTLKE from the coding sequence ATGGGAAGCAATTTAGAAGTTAATATATTTGGAAGAAGTTTAAATATAAAATATAATGAAGAGAATGTTGAATATTTAAAAGAATTAGCCTCATTTGTTAATGAAAGTATGCAAGAGATATCAGAGATTTATGGGGATAAGCAGCCAAGAGATGTTATAGCTATACTTGCTTGCCTTAATATTGCTGATGCTTTTAAAAGAGAATCAAAAAACACTAAAGCTGGAGAGGATACTTTATCGGCTTTTAAAGAGAGCATAGCATCAAGGTCTAATGAACTTATTAGACTTATAAATGAAGTAACATTAAAAGAATAA
- a CDS encoding queuosine precursor transporter, whose amino-acid sequence MEKNYEYKLSFISIIIIGSYIACQMISNIASVKIANVLNLAVDGGTFLYPLAFTIRDMAHKTIGKKNTQKLILVSAIINIFSPIYFYIVSNIPADSSWQFNEAFQLTLSPVLRIAIASIVGSTIAELVDTEIYHFFVTKITKRYQWLRVLISNAFSIPVDNLLFVVIAFYGALPFEALVGIFVFNFFVKYAVTIVSVPMIYLVKENKE is encoded by the coding sequence ATGGAAAAAAACTACGAATACAAACTTTCATTTATTAGTATAATCATTATAGGCTCTTATATAGCTTGTCAGATGATATCAAATATAGCAAGCGTAAAGATAGCAAATGTATTAAACTTAGCAGTAGACGGCGGTACTTTTCTCTATCCATTAGCTTTTACAATAAGAGATATGGCTCATAAAACAATAGGCAAAAAAAATACACAAAAGCTTATATTAGTATCAGCTATTATAAATATATTTAGCCCAATTTATTTTTATATAGTATCGAATATACCAGCAGACAGCAGCTGGCAATTTAATGAAGCTTTTCAATTAACGTTAAGCCCAGTGCTTAGAATAGCAATAGCATCAATAGTAGGCTCTACAATAGCAGAATTAGTTGATACTGAGATATATCATTTCTTTGTAACAAAAATAACTAAAAGATATCAATGGCTTAGAGTGTTAATTAGTAATGCTTTTAGTATACCAGTTGATAACTTGTTGTTTGTAGTGATAGCATTTTATGGGGCATTGCCTTTTGAAGCTTTAGTTGGAATATTCGTATTTAACTTCTTTGTAAAATATGCAGTAACTATTGTAAGCGTACCTATGATATATTTGGTAAAAGAAAATAAAGAGTAA